CAGGATCTGCGGGGCCCGCTCGATGACGGTGACCTCCAGATCCCGGTGGCGCATGTTCTCGGCCAGTTCGAGGCCGATGAAACCGCCGCCGATGATGGCGACTGACGTCACGTCCTCGCTCAGTGCCGCAATGACCGTGTCCACGTCCTCGACTGTCCGCAGGTGCAGCGCCCGCTCGATGCCCGGGATCGGCGGGATGACCGGGGATGCGCCGGGGGAGAGCACCAGATGGTCGTAGCCGATGGCGTCGCCGGTGTCCGTGGTGACGATCCTGTTCTCCCTGTCGATGTCGACGGCGCGGGTATTCACGCGGACATCCAGGTTGAAGCGTGCGGCGAGGGACTCCGGGGTCTGCAGCAGCAGCGACTGACGGTCCGGAATGACGCCGGAGACGTGGTACGGCAGGCCGCAGTTGGCGAAGGAGACGTAGCCGGAGGCCTCGAGGACGATGATCTCCATCTCCTCGTCGCGGCGGCGTAGTCGGGCTGCGGTGGACATGCCGCCGGCGACGCCGCCGACGATGACAGTGGTGGTCATTGTGGTTACTGAATTCCTAACGGTTGAAGAGGCCGGAGAACAGACCCGGCTTCGAGGCGGTGGCTGCGGATTTGTCGCAGGTGCACCACTGGTTGGCGGGGACGCTGGACTTGACCTGGTCGACGTGCTGGCCGCAGCCGGCCCAGGTGGTCTTGTTGCAGGTGGGGCACTTGACGGGGTAGCACATGGGTTTCTCCTTGAGGGGAACTGGGGGTCTCTGCGGAATAATATACCCCCAGGGGTATGCCCTCGTGCAAGTCCCTCGTGTGGATGGTGGAGAAATTCCTGCTCAGGGCAGGGCCGACTAACGCTGGGTCAGACGCAGGAGATCCTGCTGCACCTCACGGCGACGGATCTTGCCCATCTGATCGCGGGCGAGCTCCTCGAAGTGGTAGAACGTGCGCGGCACCTTGTACCGGGTCAGTCGCTCGCGGGCGAAGTCCTTCAGACCCTCGGGGTCCAGGGCGGCCCCCTCACGCAGGGTCACACAGGCGACGACGTCCTCGGATCCGTCCTCCCGCGGGAGGCCGACCACCGCAAGGTCGACGATGTCAGGATGGTCCCGCATGGCGTCCTCGACCTCCGCCGGATACACGTTGAAACCACCCGTGATGATGACCTCCTTGATGCGCGCCACCAGGCGGATGAAGCCATCCTCCTCCATCACGCCGATGTCACCGGTGCGGTACCAGTCGCCGTGGAAGCTCTTCGCGGTCGCCTCCGGCTGGTTGAGGTAGCCGGGGAACACCTGCGGGCCACGGACGAGGATCTCGCCCTCGGTGCCGTCCGGCTGGGTCAGGTCGAGATCATCCGGGTTGGCGATGCGTACCTCGGTGTCCGGGAACGGGATTCCCACGTATCCCGGGCGACGCTTCCCGGTCATCGGGTTACCCACGATGACCGGCGAGGTCTCGGTCAGGCCGTAGCCCTCGACCAGGCGGCCGCCGGTGGCGCGTTCCCACCTCTCCACCGTGGACACCGGCAGCGTGGCGGCACCGCAGAAGGCGTTGCGGATGCCGGAGATGTCGATGTTGTCCTTCTCGGCGGCCTCGACGATCTTCTCGTAGAGGGTGGGCACACCCGGCAACCAGGTGGGGGTGTGCTTCTTGATCACGTCCATGATCAACGGGATCCGGGGCGCCGGAAGCAGCACCATCTCGCCGCCGATGTACACCGACAGGGTGCCGACCATCGTCAGGCCGTAGGCGTGGAACATCGGCAGGGCGGCGAGCATCCTTTCGTCCTGCTCACCGAGTCCCGGCACCCAGCTCTTGCCCTGGATCATGTTGGCGAAGAGGTTGCCGTGGGTCAGCTGCGCCCCCTTCGGGGCGCCGGTGGTGCCGGATGTGTAGAGGATAAGCGCGATGGAGTCCTTCGTCACCGACGGCTCGGAGATGATGTCCCCACCTTCGCCGCCGATGGCGGCACCGATGAGCGCCTCCCACGGCACGGTGTTGGGGGCGGGGGAGGACAGGGCGTCGCGCTGCTCCCTGACTCTCTTGATCGGCAGCTGCAGGGCGAGCTGCTTGACCTTCGGCATGGCCGCGATCATGTTGACCGAGATGATGGTCTCCAGGGAGGTGGAGCTGCGCAGCTTCTCCAGGGTGGCGGCCGCCTTGTCCCAGACAATCGCCACCCGGGCCCCGTGGTCGGAGAAAGGGCCGGCCAACTCGTGTGCGGTGTAGAGGGGGTTGTGCTCCACCACGGTCGCGCCCAGCTTGAGCACCGCGTAGAAGGCGGCGATGTGCTGCGGGCAGTTCGGCAGGATGATGGCGACCTTGTCGCCGGGACGCACGCCGAACGCGCGCAGGCCGGCGGCGGCGCGGCGGACCTGCCGGTCCAGCTCGGCGTAGGTCTGCGAACGGCCGAAGAACCAGGTGGCCGACTTCTCGGCGTTGATGGCCAGGTTGTTGTCGTAGACGTCGAGAAGCGTCGTGTCGTCGTAATCGAGGGAATGGGGGGTCCACTCCGGGTAGTGCTGCAGCCATGCCTTGGTCTCGAATGCCGACATCAGTGCGCCTTCCAGTCAGGTTTCGTGGTGGGGCCCAGTATAACGACGTAGCCACCTACTATTGGACGCATGCGCGTTGCGATGATCTCCATGCACACCTCCCCGCTGCAGCAGCCGGGATCCGGCGATGCCGGTGGCATGAACGTCTACGTCCTCAACACCGCACGCCAGCTGGCCAGACAGGGGGTGGAGGTGGACATCTTCACCCGGGCAACCAGACCGAGCCAGGGGGAGGTGGTGGAGGTCGAGCCGGGTCTGCGTGTGATTAACGTCGTCGCCGGCCCCTACGACGGTCTGGAGAAGGAGGCCCTGCCCACGCAGCTGGCGGCATTCGCCGGCGGCGTCGTCCAGTTCCACCGCTGCAACGACGTGGACTACGACCTCATCCACTCCCACTACTGGCTGTCGGGCCAGGTGGGGTGGCTGCTGCGGGACCTCTGGGAGGTGCCGCTCGTGCACACGGCGCATACGCTGGCAGCGGTGAAGAACGCCCACCGCAGCGCCGACGATTCACCGGAGTCGGAGGCGCGGCGCATCTGCGAGCAGCAGCTGGTGGACAACGCGGACTTCCTGGTGGTGAACACGCATGAGGAGACCAAGGACCTGGTCGACCACTACGACGCGGACCCGGACCGCATCGTCGTGGTCTCCCCGGGCACCGACATCGACCTGTTCACCCCCGGCACGGACCGCAACACCGAGCGCTCCCGCCGACTGCTGGGAATCCCGCTGGATGCGGAGCTGGTGGCCTTCGTGGGTAGGCTCCAGCAGTTCAAGGGGCCGCAGGTGCTCATCCGCGCGACCGCCGAGCTGGTTCGACGCGATCCCGGCCGCAAGCTGCGGGTGATCATCTGCGGCGGCGCATCGGGGGCGGCGGCCACCGAGCGGCAGTACATGCAACTGGCACACGAGCTGGGTGTCTCGCGCCGGGTCCGGTTCCTGGACCCCCGTCCGCCAGAGGAACTGGTGACGATCTACCAGGCGGCCGACATCGTCGCCGTCCCCAGCTACAACGAGTCCTTCGGCCTGGTCGCGATGGAGGCGCAGGCCTGCGGTACCCCGGTCATCGCGGCACGTGTCGGCGGCCTGCCGGTCGCGGTGTCCGAGGGGGAGACCGGCCTGCTCGTCGACGGCCACGACACCAATGACTGGGCCGACGCGATAGAGCAGCTCCTCGACGACGACGACACCCGTCTGCGGATGGCCGGCGAGGCAGTCGCCCACGCGGCGAACTTTTCCTGGTCCGCCTCGGCCTCCCAGCTGGCGTCGGTGTATTCCGAGGCGCTGAGTGTGGAAGTGGAGGAGTGCCCGCCCCGCAGGGAGCGTGCGGGTGGGCGACACTGAGCCGCGTGGGTGGTCGGCCGGGGGATTCCCGGCATCACCGGTGCGGACGTGGCATATTGGATACATGACAAACGGAAAGCTCATTCTCCTCCGCCACGGGCAGAGCCAGTGGAACAAGTCCAACCAGTTCACCGGCTGGGTGGACGTGGACCTCACCGAACAGGGCGAGGCTGAGGCCGCCCGCGGTGGCCAGATGCTCAAGGAGGCCGGCCTTCTGCCGGACGTCCTGTACACCTCACTGCTGCGTCGTGCCATCCGCACCGCGAACATCGCGCTCGACGCCGCTGACCGCCACTGGATCCCCGTGATCCGCGACTGGCGCCTCAACGAGCGTCACTATGGTGCGCTGCAGGGCCTGAACAAGGCCGAGACCAAGGACAAGTACGGCGACGAGCAGTTCATGGCGTGGCGTCGTTCCTACGACACCCCGCCGCCGGAGCTGGCTGATGACGCCGAGTACTCCCAGTCCGACGACGTGCGTTACGCCGGCCTCGAGTCCATTCCGCGCACCGAGTGCCTGCTCGACGTGGTTAACCGTCTCATGCCGTACTTCGAGGAGGAGATCATGCCGCGCGTCAAGAACGGCGAGACCGTCCTGGTCGCTGCGCACGGCAACTCCCTGCGTGCCCTCGTCAAGCACCTCGACAACATCTCGGACGAGGACATCGCCGCGCTGAACATCCCGACCGGCATCCCGCTGGTCTACGAGATCACCGCTGACGGCACCGTGGTCAACCCGGGCGGCACCTACCTTGATCCTGAGGCTGCCGCCGCCGGTGCCGCCGCCGTCGCGGCCCAGGGCGGCAAGTAGCCTGTAGCGCGTGTCCACTGTCCTCGCGTTTCTGTTGGGCGTCGCCGTCGCCGGCGTCGCCCTTCCGACGTTGAACTGGGCGCGGAAGCGGATCATCCGCCACCGCTCCTCGGCGACGCTCGAGGACAACCAGGTCACCACCGTCGGCCAGGTCCTGCACCTGGCGATTCAGGGTTCTCCCACGGGTATCACCGTCCTCGACCAGAGCGGGGAAGTGATTCTGTCGAATGCCCGCGCCCACGAGATGGCGCTGGTCCACGACCGTTCCGTCAACCAGGAGGTGCGGAAGGTCGCGGCCGAGGTGTTCGTCGACAAGGAGTCCCGCTCCCTGGAGCTGTCCATGCCCAAGCGACGGACCGGCAACCGGGTGTCGTCGGTACGCGCGCTGATCAAACCCCTCACGCTCGTCGACGACCGCTTCGTCATCGTCTACGGCACGGACGAGAGTGAGAACGTGCGTATGGAGTCCGCCCGCCGTGACTTCGTGGCCAACGTCTCCCATGAGCTGAAAACCCCGGTCGGCGGCATGGCCCTGCTGGCGGAGGCGCTCATGGAGTCGGTGGACGACCCCGAGCATGTCCAGTATTTCGGCCAGCGCCTCCACAAGGAGGCCCATCGCATGGCCGACATGATCAACGAGCTCATCTCCCTGTCGAAGCTGCAGGGTGCGGAACCACTCCCCGAGATGGAACCCGTCTCCGTTGACGAGATCATCGCGGAAGCCTTCACCCGCAACCAGATCGCCGCCGACAACGCCGAGATCACCCTGACCAAGGGGGCGGACTCGGGTGTCCTGGTCATGGGTGACAGATCGCTGCTGGTGACGGCCGTGTCCAACCTCATCTCCAACGCCATCAACTATTCGCCGCAGTCGGTGCCGGTGTCGGTGACGCAGAAGGTCACCAGTGACGACGTCGTGCTCATCCGGGTCACCGACCGCGGCATCGGCATTTCGCCGGAGGACCAGAAGCGCGTCTTCGAACGTTTCTTCCGTGTGGACAAGGCGCGGTCGAGGTCGACCGGTGGCACGGGGCTGGGTCTGGCCATCGTGAAACACGTCGTGGCGAACCACGGCGGTAACATCAAGCTGTGGTCCCGTCCCGGCACCGGGTCCACCTTCACCATCGAACTTCCGATCTATCATCCTGAACCGGCCCCGGCGGCCATCCCGCCGACCGGGCAGGATGAAGAGGCAACGTCCACCGGGCCTTTGCGTCAGGCCGTGTCCCGGGTGGCGACACGTCGAAAGGACAAAGCATCATGACGACCATTCTCATAGTTGAGGACGAGGAGTCCCTCGCGGACCCCCTGGCCTTCCTGCTGCGTAAAGAGGGTTTCGATGTGGTCATCGCCGGCGACGGCCCGACCGCTCTCGTGGAATTCGACAGGAATGACATAGACATCGTCCTGCTCGACCTCATGCTGCCCGGCATGTCCGGCACGGATGTGTGCAAGCAGCTGCGCACCACCTCGAGCGTCCCGGTCATCATGGTCACGGCACGCGATTCCGAGATCGACAAGGTCGTCGGGCTGGAGCTGGGTGCGGATGACTACGTGACCAAGCCCTATTCCTCCCGTGAACTCATCGCCCGTATCCGCGCCGTCCTGCGCCGCGGGGCGGACACCGACACCGGTGCCGACGAGATGGATGACCGGGTGCTCGAGGGCGGCCGCGTCCGCATGGACGTCGAGCGCCACACCGTCACCGTCAGCGGCGAGCCGGTGCCGATGCCGCTCAAGGAGTTCGACCTCCTGGAGTACCTCCTGCGCAACGCCGGCCGTGTACTCACTCGTGGTCAGCTCATTGACCGGATCTGGGGAGCCGACTACGTCGGTGACACCAAGACCCTCGACGTCCACGTCAAGCGACTGCGTTCCAAGATCGAGGAAGAGCCCTCGCGTCCGAAGCACCTGGTCACGGTCCGTGGCCTGGGCTACAAGTTCGAGGCCTGATTCCGGCTGGCGGGGTGCGTGGTGCTGAAGCCGGCGGCGGCGCGGCGTCGGCAGTGGTCCGCGAGCACCTCATAGGAGGCCTCTCCCATCAGCGCCGTGAGCTCATGCTTCATTGACACCCACACGGGGTCCGGATGGGTGTGGCAGGAGCTCGAGCTGGAGCACCACCAGTCGAAGTCCTCGCCGCCGCTGCCCCATGCGCGGCGGTCGTACTCGCCGATGACGGTCCGCAGAATCTCCTGGCCGTCGGTCCGGTCTTCGTAGTCCTCGTGACGGCGCAGCGGGACCTGCCAGCACACCTCAGGCTTCTCGACGGTCAGGTCACGGCCTTCAGCCACCGCCCACTGGTGGATGGCGCATCCGGTTCCCGTGGCCCAGCCTTCACGGTTGGCGAAGATGCAGGCGCCCCCGATGGTCTTCGTCTTCAGGGAGGGTTCCGGTTCGCCGTCGTCACCGTCGAGTTCACCCCACTCCAGCCAGGGTTCGAGGTCGATGGCCTCGCCGCTGGTGAGGTGCTCGTCCACCCCCTTTGGGCGGTGCTGCCAGTATTTCGCCGGCATCTCGGCGACGGCGTTGTACAGCTGATCGCGGTCAGTCTCATCGGCAAGGTAGGCACCGTGGACACAGCAGCCGATGTCGGGCTGCCCCGAATCGATGCCCTGGCATGTTTCGGTGCCGAAATGGCAGGTCCAGTGCGATTCGATCCATGTCAGATCGACGCTGTACGTATGAAGCGGATCCTCCGGGCTGACGAATTCGAACCATTCCCGGGGGAAGTCGGGGGCTTCTTCACCTCCGGCCAGAATCTGCCGGCCGGCGGGAGAGGTTTCAGGGAAACCCAGAAAAACCTGGGGGGAAGGAGGGGGATTCACACCTCTCCACGCTAGACCGTCTACCCTGAGTGTTGTGCGACTAGGTGTATTGGACGTGGGCAGTAACACTGTCCACATGGTGGCGGTCGACGCCCGTAATGGTGGACATCCGACCCCAATGAGCGATTGGAAGACGAGCCTGCGGCTCGTGGAACTCATCGACGGGGACGGAGCCATCGACGACAAGGGAATCAAGCGTCTGACGAAGGCGGTCGCCGAGGCGGCCGATCTCGCGTCGACCCTCGGATGCAGGGAGATCATGCCCTTCGCGACATCTGCGGTCCGTTCCGCCACGAACTCCAATGACGTGCTCGACGCCGTCGAGGCTGAGACCGGTGTCCGCCTGGAGGTCCTCTCCGGTGAGGACGAGGCCCGTCTGACCTTCCTCGCCGTCCGGCGCTGGTACGGCTGGTCGGCCGGGCGCATCACCAACCTGGACATCGGTGGTGGTTCCCTCGAACTGTCGACCGGTTCCGATGAGACCCCGGACGTGGCGATCTCGCTCGACCTCGGCGCCGGTCGCCTCACCCACCAGTGGTTCGACGCGGATCCGCCGGAACGCAAGAAGATCAACCTCCTGCGCGACTACATCGACGCAGAACTCGTCGAACCTGCCCGCCGGATGCGCACCTACGGCAGTGCCGGGGTCGCTGTGGGAACCTCGAAGACCTTTCGTACCCTCGCCCGCCTGACCGGCGCCGCACCCAGTGCTGAAGGTCCCTACATCAAGCGCACCCTCACCGCACCGGGTCTGCGCCAGCTCATCGCCTTCATCTCCCGTATGACGGCCGCCGACCGCGCCGAGCTTGAGGGCATCAGCTCCGACCGTTCACACCAGATCGTCGCCGGTGCCCTCGTGGCGGAGGCCAGCATGCGCGCCCTCGGTCTGGAGCAGATCGAGATCTGTCCCTGGGCCCTGCGCGAAGGTGTCATCCTCCGGCGCATCGACAAGGGTCTCGACGAGATCCCCCAGGAAAGGAAGTGACCATGAGCGACAAACAACTGACCGTCGCCGAGTTGCTCGCGCGCACCGGTCGGGACGATAAGGACGGTGAGGTTCCTCGCCGCCGACGTCGCAGCCTGGATGAGGGGGGAATCTCGGTCGCTGAGCTCACCGGCTCCATCCCGGCCGTCAAGGAGAAGCCCGTCGAGTCGAAGCACTCCTCAGTGCCCATCGACGGCCCGGCGCCCGAGCCGAAGAAGCCCGAGCTGAAGAAGGATGTCGGGCCGGCGGAACCGGAGCAGAAGAAGACCCCGGCCACGGATCAGACGGTCGTGTTCGGCAAGGTCGAGGCCGAACCCCCGACGCCTGCACAGGAGCAGACCGGCGAGATCGCGGTGGTCGATGACGTGGAGGAAAGCGGCGTCGAGAAGCAGGATGTCGACGAGATGGAGGATCCCGCAGAGGTCGGGGAGAAGACCTCGGTCACCGGAGTGATCCTGCTGACCATCATCGGCGTGGTCCTCGGCGTCGTGGTGTTCAAGGGCTTCGAGATGCTGTGGGAGAACTTCTCCCGCCCGGTCGTGGCTGTGCTGGCGGTCCTGGTCACCATCGGCATGGTGGGCGTGGTCAAGGCGCTGCGCACCGCGAATGACGGGTTGTCGATGTTCCTGGCCGGGCTGGTGGGCCTGGTGATGACGTTCGGCCCCCTGGCTGTCGTGCTGATTTAATCGCCCGTTATGGCACTCTGGGGTGCATGACGAAAATTGTGGTGCTCGGAGGCGGAAAGATCGGCGAAGCGCTGATCTCCGGCCTCGTGAACTCAGGCACGGACCCCCAGACGATCACGGTGACCAACCGCCGCCCGGAACGCGGCGAGGAGCTCCGTGAGCGCTACGGAGTGCGCGATCTCACTGACAACCGGCAGGCGGCGGAGGACGCCGATGTGGTGTTCCTGTGCGTCAAGCCGCACATGACCCTCGAGGCGCTGGGGGAGATCAGCGACGCGGTCGAGGAGAATGACGTCTCCACGGTGCTGGTGTCCATGGCGGCGGGGGTGCCGCTGGGGGCGATGGAGGACTCCGTCGTCGCCGGTACCCCGATCATCAGGGTCATGCCCAACACCCCGATGCTCGTGGGGCGTGGAATGAACGCCATCGCGGTGGGCCGCTTCGTCACCGCGGAGCAGCTCGCCGAGGTCACTGCGTTGTTGTCCTCCGTGGGTGAGGTCCTGCCCGTCGCGGAATCCGACATGGACGCGGTCACTGCCCTCGCCGGCTCATCCCCGGCCTATTTCTTCCTCGTGGCCGAGGCGCTCATCGACGCCGGCGTCTCCCTCGGCCTCACCCGCGGGGTCGCCGAGAAGCTCGTCACCACCTCTGCCGCGGGTGCAGGCATCATGCTCTCGGATTCCGGCCAGGATCCGGCGACCCTGCGTGCCAACGTCTCTTCCCCGGCGGGCACCACTGTCGCGGCCCTGCGGGAGCTGGAGGAGTCCGGACTGCGGGGAGCTTTCTTCCGGGCCACGGAGGCCTGCGCGAAGCGATCTGCGGAGCTCGGAAACATCCAGTGAGGGGAAAGTCCAGGAAATTCCGGCACTTGGGTCGCAACTGTCACATGATTCACGCTAGGCTGGTTCAAGCACGTGCGTGTCCGATCTGCGGGAGGGGAAGCCTGCAGCGCGCCACCTGCTGAAGGGTTGATGATTATGGCTAATGCAGACAAGGGAACTTTTCTGACGGTCGCTGAGGTCGCGGAGATCATGAGAGTCTCCAAGATGACCGTGTACCGGCTGGTTCACTCCGGTGACCTGCCGGCCGTTCGCGTGGGTCGCTCGTTCCGGGTCCACGAGAAGGCGGTCGACGACTACCTCGACTCCTCGTACTACGACGTCGGATAAGTCTCCCCTCCGCCCGCGGCGTCCACCACTCTCTCCGAGTGGTGGACGCCGCGGGCCTTTTTTGGTTGACCGGATGGGCGTCGGTATGATGGAACGCATTCGTGCCGACGGTCCGAACGCGCAGCCAGCGCGGTCGAGAGTGCACCTCGAGGTAAGTCGGCAGGTTACGTACGTACTCACTCTCTATCTGAGGAGACCCCATGGGTTCAGTCATCAAGAAGCGCCGCAAGCGCATGTCCAAGAAGAAGCACCGCAAGATGCTGCGCCGCACCCGCGTTCAGCGTCGTAAGCTCGGCAAGTAGATCTTCTTGTACGGCAGAGGCCGCCGGTAGCCTCCCACTTCGGGGGAGCGCCGGCGGCCTCCGGCGATTCCCGGGTCCGGTAACGGCCTCGGGAGCTACTCCTCCGGCCTGTTGCGCCGGAAGACCCGCCAGCTGCCCAGGCTCGCGGCGGCGGTGGCCAGAGCCGGCAGGCCCCAGGTACGAACGGCCCGGCGGATGTTCCGGTAGTCACGGATCTGCCAGCCCCGCCGGGCGGCCTCCCTCCGCAGCTTGTTGTCGGGGTTGATTGCCACGGCGGTGCCGACCATGGACAGCATGGGGATGTCGTTGATGGAGTCGGAATACGCCGTGCAGCGGGCCAGGTCGAGCTGCTCGATGGCGGCGAGTGCCGCCACGGAATGCCTCTTGCCCGGCCCGTGCAGAATGTCACCCACCAGTCGGCCCGTGAATCGGCCGTCCTTGACCTCGGCGACGGTGCCCAGGGCGCCGGTGAAACCGAAACGCTCAGCGAGGATCTGCGCGAGCTGCACCGGGGTGGCGGAGACCAACCAGACCTGGTGGCCGGCGTTGAGGTGCATCCGGGCCAGTTCGCGGGTGGCGGGCCACGCTTTGTCGATCATGGAGGAATCCACGATCTCCTCGCACAGTCTCACCAGTTCCTCGACGCTCTTGCCCTTGATGAACTCCAGTGCCTGGTTGCGGCCCTCCGCGACATCGGCGGCGTTCTCTGAGCCGGTGATGCGGAACTTGATCTGTTTCCAGGCGATGGGCAGGATCTCGGAGATGCGGAAGTACTTCTTCCGGAACAGGCCGATGGCGAACACGACGAGCGAGGAACCCTGGATGAGGGTGTTGTCCACGTCGAAGAAGGCGGCCGCCCCGACGTCCTGGGGGATGTCGGGGTCCGGGGCATTGATGCGGAACCCGCCGGCGGCCTGGATGGAACCGCTGACGGAGTCGACGCCGGAAGAGAAGGCGTCGAGCTCGATCCCGAACGTCTCCTGGACGGCGGCTGCTGCGGCTGCCTCACCGGCGGTGCGCTGGGATTCTTCGTCGATGGGCGGAAGCGCCCGATCCTCGAGGAAGCGGCGGAGGTTGCCTCGGGTGGCGCTCCAGCTGGCGAGAAATTCCTGGGGTGTCCCCGGGAACAGGGGATCGTCGGGGGAGTGGCTCACTGCGCGTTCCGAGCCTTCCTGTGTGCGGGATGAGTGGGGCGGTATCGTGTCAATGGTAGGCGCGACACGGGTAGCGTGCCCGGGTGAATGGAGACTGGTGGACAATGGCTGAGACGGTGGAGCTGATGATCCGTACGACGTGCGGGTCCTGTGCCCGCGTGGAGCACCAGATCACGCCGATCGTCGAGGCCGCCGGTCTGGAGCTCACCGTGATCAACGTCGACCACGATCCGGGGTTGGCGATCGAGTTCGGGGACCGCGTGCCCGTGATCGTCATTGACGGCGAGGAGTTCGCCTGCTGGGAGGTCGACGATGACGAACTGGCGGCCGCTCTCGCCTGACCGGGTGGGGCCGATGGAGCTTTCCCGGTGTCCGGGGGTATCCTTTTGTTTGATCCACCCCGAGGGTGCCTGCACGGAGCTCCCCGGGGTCTGTCCTTAACTACGTCCGTGAAGTTGAAAGCGGTGAAGGAAAACGTGAGTGTTCTCGTCGTGGGAATGTCGCACCGGTCTGCGCCGGTGGCACTGCTCGAACGGCTGAGCATGGACGAGTCTGTCCGCCACGACACCAGCTCCCGCCTCGTCGAACGTCCCGCGCTCAGTGAGGCGATGATCGTCTCCACATGCAACCGCCTGGAGATCTACTCCGTCACCAACTCCTTCCACTCCGGTGTGCAGGATGTGGTGGAGGTGTTGCACGAGATCTCTGACGTCGACATCGACACGCTGCGGGGCTACCTGTACGTCCGGTACGCCGATGCAGCGGCCGAGCACATGATGGTGGTCGCCTCGGGCCTGGACTCCATGGTGGTCGGCGAGCAGCAGATCATCGGCCAGGTACGCACCTCGTACCAGGAGGCCACCGAGAAGGG
This sequence is a window from Corynebacterium comes. Protein-coding genes within it:
- a CDS encoding HAD-IB family hydrolase, producing MSHSPDDPLFPGTPQEFLASWSATRGNLRRFLEDRALPPIDEESQRTAGEAAAAAAVQETFGIELDAFSSGVDSVSGSIQAAGGFRINAPDPDIPQDVGAAAFFDVDNTLIQGSSLVVFAIGLFRKKYFRISEILPIAWKQIKFRITGSENAADVAEGRNQALEFIKGKSVEELVRLCEEIVDSSMIDKAWPATRELARMHLNAGHQVWLVSATPVQLAQILAERFGFTGALGTVAEVKDGRFTGRLVGDILHGPGKRHSVAALAAIEQLDLARCTAYSDSINDIPMLSMVGTAVAINPDNKLRREAARRGWQIRDYRNIRRAVRTWGLPALATAAASLGSWRVFRRNRPEE
- a CDS encoding glutaredoxin family protein; the protein is MAETVELMIRTTCGSCARVEHQITPIVEAAGLELTVINVDHDPGLAIEFGDRVPVIVIDGEEFACWEVDDDELAAALA